One window of the Colletotrichum lupini chromosome 9, complete sequence genome contains the following:
- a CDS encoding NADH-ubiquinone oxidoreductase 30.4 kDa subunit, whose translation MVKRKRSREDDLEAKLADYKKEIFRAIKGAKGLERQRYSKRLRDDKASPDKAKRLEREILVLKSLNLQQTADAHLHSSLLKIKQIAESPALPEEIKQGVPKPDLSEEEKAALHNVTSGLFNRPHVREAVDKAVRGVCLILNVPIPDKKSKKGKKDSAAAAENKKQSKDEVDDEPRESKKAKLVDAKDVSAKPKAESKPKETEVEAEEEPNPFDEMDDEIPTDSDASDGGKNADVADDEEIDSDEEEEEKALSKMEAMLGGSDSEEDSPDEDLKARYKALLSEVADEGDTADDESNSDDEDEDEDEEMADPGSDAEDSGNDSDRQRRINAANVSLSPEPEPSSSSKEKKVKRAKKPTGRPGETTFLPSLMGGYISNSESEASDLDLAPPKKRLGQKQRQAIWEKKYGASANHVKKQANGQRGAGGARDSGWDMRKGAVGADEDGGARKPWKKGVSNPLGGGGGGGKGRDRGGRGEEKKKARAPPKKDDEGILHPSWEARKKAKEAQTTAAFTGTKITF comes from the exons ATGGTCAAGCGAAAGAGGTCGCGCGAGGACGATCTTGAGGCGAAGCTCGCCGACTACAAAAAGGAAATTTTCAGGGCCATCAAAGGCGCAAAGGGCCTTGAGCGTCAACGGTACAGCAAACGCTTGCGCGATGACAAGGCGTCGCCAGACAAGGCCAAGCGGTTGGAGAGGGAGATTTTAGTGTTAAAG TCCCTCAACCTCCAGCAAACCGCCGACGCACACCTCCACTCCTCGCTACTCAAGATCAAGCAGATCGCCGAAAGCCCCGCTCTCCCCGAAGAGATTAAGCAGGGCGTGCCAAAACCAGATTTGtctgaggaggagaaggcggCGCTGCATAACGTCACGAGCGGCTTGTTCAACCGCCCGCATGTCCGGGAGGCCGTTGACAAGGCGGTGCGGGGCGTTTGCCTAATCCTCAACGTACCTATACCAGACAAGAAGAGCAAAAAGGGGAAGAAGGATTCTGCTGCCGCCGCTGAGAACAAAAAGCAATCAAAGGATGAGGTCGACGATGAACCTAGGGAATCGAAGAAGGCGAAGTTGGTGGATGCAAAGGATGTATCCGCGAAACCCAAGGCCGAGTCTAAACCGAAAGAGACGGAGGTAGAGGCAGAGGAGGAACCGAACCCATTTGACGAGATGGACGACGAGATCCCAACGGATAGCGATGCCTCGGACGGCGGAAAGAACGCAGACGTcgccgacgacgaggagATCGATTcagacgaagaagaagaggaaaaggCCCTGTCCAAGATGGAAGCCATGCTCGGCGGCTCCGACTCGGAAGAAGACAGCCCCGACGAGGATCTCAAGGCCAGGTACAAGGCTTTACTAAGTGAAGTCGCCGACGAAGGGGACACGGCCGACGACGAGAGCAACAgcgacgacgaagacgaggacgaggacgaagagATGGCGGACCCGGGCTCTGACGCAGAAGATAGCGGCAACGACTCGGACCGCCAACGCCGCATCAACGCCGCCAACGTCTCCCTCTCCCCGGAACCGGAAccgagcagcagcagcaaagaGAAGAAAGTCAAGCGCGCCAAAAAGCCCACAGGCCGGCCCGGCGAGACGACGTTCCTACCCTCGCTCATGGGCGGGTACATTTCAAACTCCGAGTCCGAGGCCTCGGACCTCGACCTCGCGCCGCCCAAGAAGCGGCTCGGCCAGAAACAGCGCCAGGCCATCTGGGAGAAGAAGTACGGCGCGTCGGCGAACCACGTCAAGAAGCAGGCCAACGGGCAGAGAGGGGCGGGCGGCGCGAGGGATAGCGGGTGGGATATGAGGAAGGGTGCCGTGGGTGCCGACGAGGACGGCGGAGCGAGGAAGCCTTGGAAGAAGGGCGTTTCGAACCCgttgggcggcggcggcggcggcggcaaggGTAGGGATCGCGGGGGTAGAggtgaggagaagaagaaggcgagGGCGCCGCCCAAGAAAGACGATGAGGGGATTTTGCATCCCAGTTGGGAGGCGAGgaagaaggccaaggaggCGCAGACTACGGCTGCGTTCACGGGTACAAAGATTACTTTCTAG
- a CDS encoding PAB-dependent poly(A)-specific ribonuclease subunit PAN2 — MADNKEDLATLGAGSLFGVKGMVAVITGGGSGIGLMMAKALAANGAEKVYILGRRKEVLEEAAASVGPSIIPLVCDVSDKNSLKEATAAIEKEAGFVNLLVCNAGVGGPQVKAPTPETTAEEWAEQHLAHDMADYTRVFDINVTSVWYTAMAFVKLLDLGNKKGNLSQSSQVVSTSSIAAFNKIAPGGWAYGQSKAAATLVIKQLSSNLPRWNIRANCIAPGLFPSEMSAPIAKLYAEDGSVPKEMVPLQRMGDLQDMAGVMLYLASRAGAYCNGATFYGIHALAMVFRDPLRGAACRTHGSVIFVPEIRRLASSHSKAQKLRRRGGEEKAQRRRKRSSASLPHILFPALSGSCKWLSFRARDTLSLPACPQGSSCAKLRRRRDLSLVRCSALFCAQYWLSWTFRLRPVCRPSFDVVSSVPITMVIWARKRRPKWTETGTRYVEAHCHPSMPVATHLRRKPRISSRLVARIPFPPPGIHAAATPVSTMTFDTAQELLWTGNDYGRVTSFYRSELQRYTSFKAHTSSDGPVRQILVNDKGVVVLGSRDIHMASRKGPPIWHIRHDDMKDLRCMSFTSKGTSEILVAGFQDTMFVIDLAKGEVVKQVPTAYSYKVMKKSRYICAATETGTVNLIDAVNFSVVKSWNAHSALISDMDAQHDFIVTCGYSLRQGRDYMLDPFLNVFDIKKMSSMSPIPFPAGAAFVRMHPRMSTTSIVMSTSGQMHVVDLMNPNTSNVRQTNTMNYLTMFEIAPSGEAVALVDADHNIHIWGSPSKLRFVDFASQTEFATPEEPLPTIEPLNSIAMPHYREALLSAWPDLLSDVGAPPTKLEPQFVAGLKQSEFGHYGRNTRGLRRNQVEDTRNLDRGNASGILAPKFLSEKAREFAMATVGNASGDEKVDDVAHSLMQMEIDPTKQECHPMYRNVEIKYSKFGVDDFDFGFYNRTQYSGLEIHIANSYANSLLQVMNFTPLIRNMALQHAATACVTDTCLLCELGFLFDMLQKAEGSICQATNMLKTLSHHPQSANLGLLEEESNGSTLTVMLQGLTRFLLEKIVLDYRSMPPGSNMMEQMLTTSATSSIRCINCRFEYTRPGSNFVNDLMYPQTTGAGKNVSRGQKAPKVTFSQILKSSVERETTSKGWCGRCQRYQTIATRKTIHNIPAVFMLNTAIGNSEQRRYWSTPGFLPEEIGVIVDHGQFFCYEGEDLKLHLQRGIHNITVYSLVGMAMNIDPGPGQKPHLVAMANVAHSQPTAPATSQWHLFNDFLVRSVSTEEALSFHPPWKTPSVIAFQIKEANNKIDMDWKKNIDTSLLYEDNNPHNDGKTYRALDSASERPGPESIVALDTEFVAVRQPEIEMNSDGERETIRPIVYALARASVVRGQGEDEGLPFIDDYISIREPIVDYLTSYSGITHDDLDPRISKHNLVPLKVAYKKLWILLNLGCKFLGHGLKQDFRVINIHIPKSQVIDTIDLFFLKSRLRKLSLAFLAWYLLKEDIQLETHDSIEDARTALKLYRKYLEFEDAGILEPMLQDIYRGGRDVNFRPPARSGQAADVQRTDTPPPLPNEAPSTPGAPGGGTSSGGFGAGSTWTPGKELVWKTLLSTLLDSSINRTANLLTGDRPFDCGPCYCLAVVLPMLINLVPQTMSLKPEELRAVPGRGRRQAQS; from the exons ATGGCTGATAACAAGGAAGACCTCGCTACTCTCGGAGCTGGTAGCCTCTTTGGTGTCAAGGGCATGGTTGCCGTAATCACTGGTGGTGGCTCAG GAATCGGCCTCATGATGGCCAAAGCCTTGGCTGCCAATGGCGCCGAGAAAGTCTACATCCTCGGTCGGCGCAAAGAGGTCCTGGAAGAAGCTGCGGCATCTGTGGGACCCAGCATCATTCCTCTGGTTTGCGATGTTAGTGACAAGAACAGCCTCAAAGAGGCAACCGCAGCCATCGAGAAGGAAGCCGGCTTTGTCAATCTACTCGTCTGCAATGCTGGTGTCGGCGGACCACAGGTCAAAGCCCCCACCCCCGAGACGACAGCTGAGGAATGGGCCGAGCAGCATCTTGCCCATGACATGGCCGATTACACGCGAGTCTTTGACATCAACGTCACCTCTGTGTGGTACACCGCGATGGCTTTCGTAAAGCTGCTTGACCTTGGTAACAAAAAGGGAAACCTATCACAAAGCTCCCAGGTCGTCTCGACGAGCTCCATTGCCGCCTTCAATAAGATCGCTCCCGGTGGCTGGGCGTATGGCCAATCCAAGGCGGCCGCGACGTTGGTCATCAAGCAACTGTCAAGTAACCTGCCCCGTTGGAACATCAGAGCCAACTGCATTGCTCCCGGAT TGTTCCCGAGCGAAATGTCGGCCCCAATTGCCAAGCTTTACGCCGAGGACGGCAGTGTCCCCAAGGAGATGGTGCCTCTTCAAAGAATGGGCGATTTGCAAGACATGGCAGGCGTCATGTTGTACCTTGCTTCGAGAGCTGGTGCGTATTGTAATGGCGCG ACGTTCTATGGTATCCACGCGCTGGCCATGGTGTTTCGCGACCCGTTGAGAGGCGCTGCTTGTCG TACCCATGGTTCGGTGATTTTCG TTCCGGAAATACGCCGGCTAGCGTCGTCACACTCCAAAGCCCAGAAGCTAAggaggagaggaggggaGGAGAAAGCGCAGAGACGTCGGAAAAGAAGCTCAGCATCCCTCCCCCACATTCTCTTCCCTGCCCTGTCCGGCTCATGCAAGTGGCTTAGCTTTCGGGCGCGCGACACCTTGTCTCTGCCCGCTTGCCCCCAAGGCTCAAGCTGCGCGAAGCTCCGGCGTCGTCGCGATCTGAGTTTAGTGAGGTGCTCTGCTCTTTTTTGTGCCCAATATTGGTTGTCCTGGACCTTTCGACTGCGACCTGTCTGTCGCCCATCCTTTGACGTCGTTTCTTCCGTTCCCATTACTATGGTGATTTGGGCAAGGAAACGCAGACCAAAATGGACGGAGACTGGGACGAGGTACGTTGAAGCTCATTGTCACCCCTCAATGCCCGTTGCGACGCACCTTCGTCGCAAGCCTCGCATCTCTTCTCGTCTT GTCGCTCGCATCCCCTTTCCGCCTCCGGGCATCCACGCCGCGGCGACGCCCGTGTCGACCATGACCTTTGACACGGCTCAAGAGCTGCTGTGGACAGGGAACGACTAT GGCCGCGTCACGTCGTTCTACCGCAGCGAGCTTCAGCGCTATACGTCCTTCAAGGCCCATACCTCGTCCGACGGCCCGGTTAGACAAATACTCGTCAATGACAAGGGCGTCGTGGTACTTGGATCTCGAGACATCCACATGGCTTCGCGGAAAGGCCCTCCGATATGGCATATAAG ACACGATGATATGAAAGACTTACGATGCATGAGCTTTACGTCCAAAGGGACGTCCGAAATCCTGGTCGCTGGATTCCAGGACACCATGTTTGTGATCGACCTCGCTAAGGGAGAGGTGGTCAAGCAG GTTCCAACCGCGTATTCATATAAGGTTATGAAGAAAAGCAGATACATATGCGCCGCCACAGAGACCGGCACAGTCAACCTGATCGACGCGGTCAACTTCTCCGTCGTTAAGAGCTGGAACGCCCACTCCGCCTTGATCAGCGATATGGATGCTCAGCATGACTTCATCGTCACTTGCGGCTATTCACTGCGGCAGGGACGAGACTACATGCTCGACCCGTTCTTGAATGTGTTTGATATCAAGAAAATGTCGTCCATGTCGCCGATTCCGTTTCCTGCTGGGGCCGCCTTTGTCAGAATGCACCCAAGAATGTCGACGACCAGCATTGTCATGTCCACAAGTGGCCAGATGCACGTTGTTGACCTGATGAACCCAAACACTAGCAATGTGCGGCAAACCAATACGATGAACTACCTGACCATGTTCGAAATCGCCCCATCTGGCGAAGCCGTGGCTCTGGTAGATGCGGATCATAACATTCACATCTGGGGCTCCCCTTCGAAACTCCGCTTCGTCGATTTTGCCTCTCAAACTGAGTTCGCAACTCCGGAAGAGCCTCTACCTACCATAGA ACCTCTCAACTCTATTGCCATGCCGCATTACCGGGAGGCGCTGCTGTCCGCCTGGCCAGATCTTCTTTCTGATGTTGGGGCTCCTCCGACCAAACTTGAGCCACAGTTTGTTGCGGGCCTCAAACAGTCCGAATTTGGCCACTATGGACGGAATACACGGGGCCTTCGAAGGAACCAAGTTGAAGATACTCGGAACTTGGACAGAGGAAACGCTTCGGGAATCCTTGCGCCAAAGTTCCTCAGCGAGAAAGCTAGAGAGTTTGCTATGGCTACAGTCGGCAATGCCAGCGGCGACGAAAAGGTTGACGACGTTGCCCATTCTCTGATGCAAATGGAAATCGACCCTACCAAACAAGAGTGTCATCCGATGTACCGTAATGTTGAGATCAAGTACAGCAAGTTTGGTGTTGACGACTTTGACTTTGG ATTCTACAACAGAACGCAGTACTCTGGACTCGAGATCCATATCGCAAACTCATACGCCAACTCTTTGCTGCAAGTCATGAACTTTACGCCTCTAATCCGAAACATGGCTCTACAACACGCGGCCACTGCGTGTGTTACCGATACTTGTCTGTTATGCGAACTGGGTTTCTTGTTCGACATGCTCCAAAAGGCCGAAGGTTCAATCTGTCAAGCAACCAATATGCTGAAGACACTTAGCCACCACCCTCAAT CCGCCAATCTTGGCCTCCTTGAAGAAGAATCGAATGGCTCTACCTTAACGGTGATGCTGCAGGGACTGACGAGGTTCCTTTTGGAGAAGATTGTCCTGGATTATCGTTCCATGCCGCCTGGCTCGAACATGATGGAGCAG ATGCTCACAACTTCTGCAACGAGTTCGATTCGGTGTATCAACTGCAGGTTCGAATATACTCGTCCTGGATCAAATTTTGTCAACGATCTGATGTATCCGCAAACAACTGGGGCAGGG AAGAACGTTAGCCGGGGTCAGAAAGCGCCGAAAGTGACGTTTTCACAAATTCTGAAGTCAAGTGTCGAGAGAGAAACAACGTCGAAGGGTTGGTGTGGTCGGTGCCAGCGATACCAGACTATCGCAACTCGCAAGACCATCCACAATATCCCCGCCGTCTTCATGCTGAACACAGCAATCGGGAACTCGGAGCAAAGGCGTTATTGGTCGACACCCGGATTCCTTCCGGAAGAAATTGGCGTCATAGTAGACCACGGCCAGTTCTTCTGTTATGAGGGAGAGGATCTAAAGCTCCACCTACAGCGCGGTATTCACAACATAACGGTGTATTCGCTAGTGGGCATGGCTATGAATATTGACCCAGGTCCGGGTCAAAAGCCTCATCTGGTCGCAATGGCCAACG TTGCCCATTCTCAGCCAACCGCCCCGGCTACAAGTCAATGGCATTTGTTCAATGACTTCCTAGTTCGGTCTGTGAGCACCGAGGAAGCCCTTTCGTTCCATCCGCCGTGGAAGACACCCTCGGTAATTGCTTTCCAGATCAAGGAGGCAAATAACAAGATCGATATGGACTGGAAGAAGAATATTGATACTTCCCTCCTTTACGAAGATAACAA CCCTCATAACGACGGAAAGACGTACCGAGCGCTCGATTCGGCGAGTGAAAGACCCGGGCCAGAGAGCATCGTCGCTTTAGACACGGAGTTCGTCGCCGTCCGTCAGCCCGAAATCGAGATGAACTCCGACGGCGAAAGAGAGACAATTCGGCCGATCGTGTACGCCCTAGCCAGAGCTTCCGTCGTCCGGGGGCAAGGAGAGGACGAAGGTCTGCCGTTCATCGACGACTACATCTCGATTAGAGAACCCATTGTTGATTACCTGACATCGTACTCGGGTATTACTCACGATGATCTGGATCCCCGCATATCCAAGCACAATCTTGTGCCGCTGAAGGTTGCCTACAAAAAGCTTTGGATCCTGCTGAACCTAGGCTGCAAGTTCCTCGGTCATGGCCTCAAACAGGATTTCAGAGTAATCAACATACACATACCGAAGTCCCAGGTCATCGACACGATCGATCTGTTCTTCTTGAAGTCTCGTCTTCGGAAGCTCTCGCTGGCTTTCTTGGCTTGGTACTTGCTGAAGGAAGATATCCAGCTGGAGACTCACGACTCGATCGAGGATGCTCGGACAGCTTTGAAGCTATACCGAAAGTATTTGGAGTTCGAAGATGCAGGTATCCTGGAACCGATGCTTCAAGATATCTATCGAGGCGGGCGAGACGTCAACTTCCGGCCGCCTGCTAGGAGCGGACAGGCCGCTGATGTCCAGAGAACAGACACGCCTCCCCCCTTACCCAACGAGGCACCCTCTACGCCGGGGGCCCCGGGAGGTGGAACGTCAAGTGGCGGCTTCGGGGCGGGCTCAACTTGGACACCAGGGAAGG AGCTGGTTTGGAAGACGCTTCTTTCAACTTTGTTAGACAGCAGTATCAATAGAACAGCAAATCTTCTTACTGGTGATCGTCCCTTTGATTGTGGTCCTTGTTACTGTCTAGCGGTGGTTCTGCCGATGCTCATCAATCTTGTGCCGCAAACTATG AGCTTGAAGCCAGAGGAGCTACGCGCTGTTCCTGGACGAGGTAGGCGGCAGGCTCAATCCTAA